The following coding sequences lie in one Oryctolagus cuniculus chromosome 7, mOryCun1.1, whole genome shotgun sequence genomic window:
- the INSIG1 gene encoding insulin-induced gene 1 protein, translated as MPRLHDHFWSCSYPHRARHQSPLRARAAGLAAGVGDMISSAAVPGPSLLVAHSGPDTDPSPRDRSVASSGHRGSGSHTNSWHHHLVQRSLVLFLVGVVLALVLNLLQIQRNVTLFPEEVIATIFSSAWWVPPCCGTAAAVVGLLYPCIDSHLGEPHKFKREWASVMRCIAVFVGINHASAKLDFANNVQLSLTLAALSLGLWWTFDRSRSGLGLGITVAFLATLITQFLVYNGVYQYTSPDFLYIRSWLPCIFFSGGVTVGNIGRQLAMGVPEKPHSD; from the exons ATGCCCAGACTGCACGACCACTTCTGGAGCTGCTCCTATCCCCACCGTGCGAGGCACCAGAGCCCCCTCAGAGCCCGCGCCGCAGGGCTGGCGGCCGGAGTGGGAGACATGATCAGCTCCGCCGCTGTGCCCGGtccctccctgctggtggcccacAGTGGCCCGGACACTGACCCCTCTCCCCGGGATCGGAGCGTTGCGAGCAGTGGCCACCGTGGCAGTGGCAGCCACACCAACAGCTGGCATCATCACTTGGTGCAGAGGAGCCTCGTGCTCTTCTTGGTGGGGGTCGTCCTGGCCCTGGTGCTCAACCTGCTACAGATCCAGAGAAATGTCACCCTCTTCCCCGAGGAGGTGATTGCCACCATCTTCTCCTCTGCCTGGTGGGTCCCTCCCTGTTGTGGGACAGCAGCTG CTGTTGTTGGCTTGCTGTACCCCTGTATCGACAGTCACCTTGGAGAACCCCACAAGTTTAAGAGAGAGTGGGCCAGCGTCATGCGTTGTATAGCAGTTTTCGTTGGCATTAACCACGCCAGTGCT AAATTGGATTTTGCCAATAATGTTCAGCTGTCCTTGACTCTGGCAGCCCTGTCATTGGGCCTTTGGTGGACATTTGATCGTTCGAGAAGTGGCCTTGGGCTCGGGATCACTGTAGCCTTTCTAGCTACTCTGATAACACAGTTCCTCGTGTATAATGGTGTCTATCA GTATACATCCCCAGATTTCCTCTACATTCGTTCTTGGCTCCCGTGTATATTTTTCTCAGGCGGTGTCACAGTGGGGAACATAGGACGGCAGTTAGCAATG GGTGTTCCTGAAAAGCCACATAGTGACTGA